A genomic window from Halomonas sp. LR3S48 includes:
- a CDS encoding helix-turn-helix transcriptional regulator, which yields MASPTIRVMTLLELLQTHRHMSGRELAERLDVDRRTLRRYIQALEELGIPVTTERGRHGGYRLMPGFKLPPLMLTSEEALAVSLGLLAAQGLGIAETAPALETARAKLERVMPAKLKQQAQALSESARLELPSARAPGDERLLLLFATTTQARQRVRLDYQDDREQLTQRVLNPYGLVFRGGRWYVSGWCHLRRDLRSFRLDRIAEATPLEASFDRPDDFDPAEHLARSIASLPRATAVSVRFHTELANIVAELGRNIGVFTPDGNAVMLHARTDSLAWFARQLAHQPFDFEILAPPGLRDALSEQAARLQRLAERK from the coding sequence GTGGCCAGTCCCACCATTCGCGTGATGACACTCCTCGAGCTGCTGCAGACCCATCGCCACATGAGCGGCCGGGAGCTGGCCGAGCGGTTGGACGTCGACCGCCGTACGCTGCGGCGCTACATCCAGGCCCTGGAAGAACTCGGCATCCCCGTCACCACCGAGCGGGGGAGGCATGGCGGCTATCGCCTGATGCCGGGCTTCAAGCTGCCGCCGCTGATGCTGACCAGCGAAGAGGCACTGGCCGTCTCGCTGGGGCTGCTCGCGGCCCAGGGGCTGGGCATTGCCGAGACCGCTCCGGCACTGGAAACCGCGCGGGCCAAGCTGGAGCGGGTCATGCCCGCCAAGTTGAAGCAACAGGCGCAGGCGCTAAGCGAGAGCGCCCGGCTGGAATTGCCCTCGGCCAGGGCGCCGGGCGACGAGCGCCTGCTGCTATTGTTCGCCACCACCACCCAGGCACGCCAGCGGGTCCGGCTCGACTATCAAGATGACCGAGAGCAGCTGACTCAGCGCGTGCTCAACCCCTACGGCCTGGTCTTCCGCGGCGGGCGCTGGTACGTCAGCGGCTGGTGCCATCTGCGTCGCGACCTGCGCAGCTTCCGCCTGGACCGCATCGCCGAGGCCACACCGCTCGAGGCCAGCTTCGACAGGCCGGACGACTTCGACCCGGCCGAGCATCTGGCCCGCAGCATCGCCAGCCTGCCCCGCGCCACCGCCGTCAGCGTGCGCTTTCATACTGAGCTCGCCAATATCGTTGCGGAGCTGGGCCGCAATATCGGTGTATTCACGCCCGATGGAAACGCCGTGATGCTGCACGCACGCACCGATAGCCTGGCCTGGTTTGCCCGCCAGTTGGCCCACCAGCCCTTCGACTTCGAGATTCTTGCCCCACCAGGGCTACGCGACGCTCTCTCGGAGCAGGCCGCGCGCCTCCAGCGGTTGGCAGAAAGAAAATGA
- a CDS encoding Lrp/AsnC family transcriptional regulator, whose product MPNSEKTETVRDKGQEARPLDAFDRKILGELAVDAGLSYAELGNRAGLSAPAVHERVKRLRASGRIRGTVAMLDGPATGKPFLAFVHVDSTGWGKTQELLALSALPEVEEIHSVAGDTCMLLKVRCASSRALEGLLARLYALPSVKATRSYVVLSTFLERTPQAGITEALEETMNPLGTATE is encoded by the coding sequence ATGCCGAACTCAGAAAAAACAGAAACCGTTCGGGACAAGGGCCAGGAGGCACGCCCCCTGGATGCCTTCGACCGAAAAATATTAGGCGAGCTGGCCGTGGATGCCGGGCTCAGCTATGCCGAGCTGGGTAATCGCGCCGGGCTCTCGGCACCGGCCGTGCATGAACGGGTGAAACGGCTGCGTGCCTCGGGGCGTATACGTGGCACGGTGGCGATGCTGGACGGCCCTGCCACCGGCAAGCCCTTCCTCGCCTTCGTGCATGTCGATTCCACCGGTTGGGGCAAGACCCAGGAACTGCTGGCACTCTCGGCGCTGCCCGAAGTCGAGGAGATCCACTCCGTGGCCGGCGACACCTGCATGCTGCTCAAGGTGCGCTGCGCCAGCAGCCGCGCCTTGGAAGGACTGCTCGCCCGGCTCTATGCCCTGCCGAGCGTCAAGGCCACGCGCAGCTATGTAGTGCTGTCGACCTTTCTCGAGCGCACCCCGCAAGCGGGAATCACCGAAGCCCTGGAAGAAACGATGAACCCGCTCGGTACCGCTACAGAGTGA
- a CDS encoding TetR/AcrR family transcriptional regulator: MNLFWERGYEGATLADLAAVMGINKPSLYAAFDSKESLFRQAVSLYDKSEGREIEEALHAEPKVRDAIAKFLQLNVESYTDPDNPSGCMIVLAALIGSPENASTREYLAVQRAETRNVLRQRLERAVAEGELAEETDCSVIAAFYTTVLQGLSIQARDGASLAQLEDIIKAAMAGWESLTSKPTVYYEAQRTGTT, translated from the coding sequence ATGAATCTCTTCTGGGAACGCGGGTACGAAGGGGCCACGCTTGCCGACCTCGCTGCTGTGATGGGTATCAACAAACCCAGCCTCTACGCTGCATTCGACTCCAAGGAGTCGCTGTTTCGCCAAGCCGTATCGCTCTACGACAAGAGCGAAGGCAGGGAAATCGAGGAGGCGTTGCATGCCGAGCCCAAAGTACGAGACGCCATCGCTAAGTTCCTGCAGCTCAACGTGGAGTCCTATACCGATCCAGACAATCCAAGCGGCTGCATGATCGTGCTGGCGGCGTTGATTGGCTCACCTGAGAACGCCAGTACTCGCGAATATCTCGCGGTACAACGGGCAGAAACTCGCAACGTGCTTCGTCAGCGTTTGGAGCGTGCAGTGGCGGAAGGCGAACTGGCCGAGGAAACCGACTGCAGCGTCATCGCAGCATTCTACACTACTGTATTGCAGGGACTCTCGATTCAAGCGCGGGATGGTGCAAGCCTTGCGCAACTTGAGGACATCATCAAGGCGGCAATGGCAGGCTGGGAATCATTGACCTCCAAACCGACAGTGTATTACGAGGCGCAGCGCACCGGGACGACCTGA
- a CDS encoding antibiotic biosynthesis monooxygenase family protein: protein MIAVIFEVIPKSGRRDQYLDIAASLRPLLDEIDGFISIERFESLTQPGKVLSLSFWRDEEAVAQWRQLERHRTAQTQGREAVFEDYRLRVATVLRDYGMHEREQAPADSREHHETP from the coding sequence ATGATCGCCGTCATATTTGAAGTCATTCCCAAGTCCGGCCGCCGCGACCAATACCTCGATATCGCCGCCAGCCTGCGTCCGTTGCTCGATGAGATCGACGGTTTCATTTCCATCGAGCGCTTCGAGAGCCTCACCCAACCGGGCAAGGTGCTCTCACTCTCCTTCTGGCGCGATGAGGAAGCCGTGGCCCAGTGGCGCCAGCTCGAGCGTCATCGCACGGCCCAAACCCAAGGCCGCGAAGCGGTCTTTGAAGACTATCGTCTGCGCGTGGCCACGGTGCTGCGCGACTACGGCATGCATGAGCGCGAACAGGCGCCTGCCGACAGCCGCGAGCACCACGAAACCCCGTGA
- a CDS encoding glutathione S-transferase family protein, whose translation MEPVLFYGVPQGCSFGAIVALEWQGHPYRLCRIEMMEQPWDPLYAKVNPLFQTPALLLKDGEPLTESLAILQHLAARDLSTRLGFEQGSREFDRLNQMLAYLNTDFFSAFNPLWWLYETQGLNGVEQEVLRRLGREKVAEGCAYLDGLLAKREWLLGDERSMADAYFIGIARWAEYHRLFDLGSDYPNLARHLARLRSDPAVQFAEAIERGEQPKGQGHFKGHVTLKELQPRLAAEALSA comes from the coding sequence ATGGAACCCGTTCTCTTCTATGGCGTACCGCAAGGCTGTTCGTTCGGCGCTATCGTGGCACTCGAGTGGCAGGGCCATCCCTACCGGCTATGCCGCATCGAGATGATGGAGCAGCCCTGGGACCCGCTCTATGCCAAGGTCAATCCGTTGTTCCAGACCCCGGCGCTGCTGCTGAAGGACGGCGAGCCTCTGACCGAGAGCCTGGCGATCCTGCAGCACCTGGCTGCGCGAGATCTCAGCACACGGCTGGGCTTCGAGCAGGGCAGTCGGGAGTTCGATCGTCTGAACCAGATGCTGGCCTATCTCAACACCGATTTCTTCTCGGCCTTCAATCCGCTGTGGTGGCTGTACGAAACCCAAGGGTTGAACGGTGTGGAGCAGGAAGTGCTGCGCCGGCTGGGGCGTGAGAAGGTCGCCGAAGGCTGTGCCTATCTCGACGGCTTGTTGGCGAAGCGCGAGTGGCTGCTGGGCGATGAGCGCAGCATGGCGGATGCCTACTTCATTGGCATCGCACGCTGGGCCGAGTACCACCGGCTATTTGATCTCGGGAGTGACTATCCGAACCTGGCCCGGCATCTGGCAAGACTCAGGAGTGACCCGGCCGTGCAGTTCGCCGAGGCCATTGAGCGCGGCGAGCAGCCGAAGGGGCAGGGGCACTTCAAGGGGCATGTCACCCTGAAAGAGCTCCAACCGCGCCTGGCCGCCGAAGCACTCTCTGCCTGA
- a CDS encoding VOC family protein gives MIAYTMVGTKNLEKALKFYGPLFDEMGWDVCWKDDSCASYGKETDLDFPRFFVGYPFDGQEANVGNGTMTAFQFAAPEQVDKLYEIAIDNGGSDEGAPGYRPQYGEGFYAAYVRDCDGKKLAFVVYPREAE, from the coding sequence ATGATTGCTTACACCATGGTAGGAACGAAAAATCTGGAGAAAGCTCTGAAATTCTATGGCCCTCTTTTCGACGAAATGGGCTGGGATGTCTGCTGGAAAGATGATTCGTGTGCTTCCTATGGGAAAGAAACCGATCTCGACTTTCCCAGGTTCTTTGTCGGTTATCCCTTCGATGGTCAGGAAGCCAATGTCGGCAATGGCACCATGACAGCGTTTCAGTTCGCTGCCCCTGAGCAGGTCGACAAGTTATACGAAATAGCCATCGACAATGGAGGCAGTGACGAAGGGGCTCCAGGCTACCGGCCTCAATACGGCGAAGGTTTCTATGCAGCCTATGTTCGTGATTGCGACGGCAAGAAATTGGCGTTTGTTGTTTATCCGAGAGAGGCTGAGTGA
- a CDS encoding SDR family oxidoreductase has protein sequence MNRLAGKIAIVTGASSGIGHAAARLFASEGASVIVSARRQDKLDALVETIARDGGSAVAVAGDVCDAHLAQRLVATALERFGGLDIAFNNAGIIGPMGPLQDMKSSDWHDVMHTNLNGAFLGAKYQIPALLQRGGGSLLFTSSFVGYTVGMPGMAAYGASKAGILGLMKCLAAELGPNGIRVNALLPGGTDTPASITNAPDAGPEVLAFVENLHALKRMATPEEIARAALYLACDDASFVTGTAMLADGGVSICRT, from the coding sequence ATGAACCGACTTGCCGGAAAGATCGCCATCGTCACCGGGGCCAGCTCAGGAATCGGTCATGCCGCCGCCCGGTTGTTCGCCAGCGAAGGCGCCAGCGTGATCGTGAGCGCACGCCGCCAGGACAAGCTCGATGCTCTGGTCGAAACCATCGCTCGCGACGGCGGTAGCGCCGTTGCCGTCGCCGGGGACGTATGCGACGCGCACTTGGCCCAGCGCCTTGTCGCTACCGCCCTGGAGCGCTTCGGAGGGCTCGATATCGCCTTCAACAACGCTGGCATCATCGGGCCGATGGGGCCGCTGCAGGACATGAAGTCGAGTGATTGGCACGACGTCATGCATACCAACCTGAACGGCGCCTTTCTGGGTGCCAAGTACCAGATCCCGGCGCTGCTGCAGCGAGGCGGCGGAAGCCTGCTGTTCACTTCGAGCTTCGTCGGCTATACCGTCGGCATGCCCGGCATGGCGGCCTACGGCGCCAGCAAGGCCGGCATCCTGGGCCTGATGAAGTGCCTGGCTGCGGAGCTGGGGCCCAACGGCATTCGGGTCAACGCGCTGCTGCCGGGAGGCACCGACACGCCGGCCAGCATCACCAACGCCCCCGACGCCGGACCGGAAGTCCTGGCGTTTGTCGAGAACCTGCACGCGCTCAAGCGTATGGCTACGCCAGAAGAGATCGCCCGAGCGGCGCTCTATCTGGCTTGCGACGATGCCAGCTTCGTCACCGGCACGGCGATGCTGGCCGATGGCGGGGTCTCCATCTGCCGAACCTGA
- a CDS encoding MFS transporter has protein sequence MITRHLLLLTAAIAVIGANSLALSPIAAAVAASLPGRSAADVMTAAAFYGLATAGSALLLAPMADRIGSERALVRALLVLCVSLGLAALSPALWLLVAAQALAGLAAGMALPAIYTLTAQVAAKGRESETLSFVLIGWTLSLVVGVGFAALLADLLHWRAVFVVLAMVAAGLALGVSRCSDWGRRTGGEKPSSALIALRIPGIHAVLLNVGAFMTAFYGLYTYLGPHLGEVLQLPASFAGLTIAVYGLGFGVAAPLGRLVDRHGASAAACVTFAGLMLVYLGMMATAALPLVLLALCLGWGVGNHIGLNLLMRQLAELDPTQRGAIMGLYSAITYLCVFAGALLYRPIFTHYGFAACAWASAMLVLPALGWALGQRRRKQAALE, from the coding sequence GTGATTACTCGTCATCTTCTCCTGTTGACTGCTGCCATTGCCGTGATCGGTGCCAATTCGCTGGCGCTGAGCCCCATTGCTGCTGCGGTGGCGGCATCGCTCCCGGGGCGAAGCGCTGCCGATGTGATGACGGCCGCGGCCTTCTATGGCCTGGCCACGGCAGGTAGTGCGCTACTTTTGGCTCCGATGGCCGATCGCATCGGTTCCGAGCGCGCACTGGTGCGGGCGCTATTGGTGCTGTGCGTGTCGCTGGGCCTCGCGGCGCTCTCTCCCGCGCTGTGGTTGCTGGTTGCCGCCCAAGCGCTTGCCGGCCTGGCGGCGGGCATGGCGCTGCCGGCGATCTATACCCTTACTGCCCAAGTGGCCGCGAAGGGACGCGAGAGTGAAACCCTGAGCTTCGTACTGATCGGGTGGACGTTGAGCCTGGTGGTTGGGGTCGGTTTTGCAGCGCTCTTGGCCGACTTGCTGCATTGGCGCGCTGTTTTTGTGGTGCTGGCAATGGTTGCAGCAGGATTGGCGCTAGGTGTTTCCCGCTGCAGCGATTGGGGTAGAAGGACGGGCGGGGAAAAGCCGAGTTCCGCGCTGATAGCATTGCGTATCCCCGGTATCCATGCAGTGCTGTTGAACGTTGGTGCCTTCATGACCGCGTTCTATGGTCTGTACACTTATCTGGGCCCGCATCTGGGCGAGGTTTTGCAGCTTCCCGCTTCCTTTGCGGGACTGACGATCGCCGTCTATGGCCTGGGCTTCGGCGTTGCCGCACCGCTGGGCCGGCTGGTCGACCGGCATGGTGCGAGCGCCGCCGCCTGTGTGACCTTTGCCGGCTTGATGCTCGTGTATTTGGGAATGATGGCGACCGCGGCGCTGCCTCTGGTACTGCTGGCGCTCTGCCTGGGCTGGGGCGTGGGCAACCACATTGGCCTGAACCTGCTCATGCGCCAGTTGGCCGAGCTGGACCCGACGCAGCGCGGTGCCATCATGGGGCTCTATAGCGCCATTACCTACCTGTGCGTTTTCGCCGGCGCACTGCTCTACCGGCCGATCTTTACGCACTATGGATTTGCCGCCTGCGCCTGGGCGTCGGCGATGCTCGTACTGCCGGCCCTGGGCTGGGCGCTGGGGCAGCGGCGCAGGAAACAGGCAGCGCTGGAGTAG
- the ada gene encoding bifunctional DNA-binding transcriptional regulator/O6-methylguanine-DNA methyltransferase Ada, translating into MNETSTHSLATFDSDEAKWAAVLARDAAAEDAFVYAVRTTGVYCRPTCPSRRPRRENAEFHADAATAERAGYRPCQRCRPKELPLAQRHAQSVARACRLIETSDELPSLDELAQVAGLSRFHFHRVFKSVTGLTPKAYAVACRAERARQALGQRETVTEAIYEAGFNSSGRFYAGSNRMLGMTPKRYRSGGKGMEIRFALGECSLGNILVATSEKGICAISLGSDPEQLLQEFQDRFANANLVPGGKDFDAWVAKVVGFVEAPGVGLSLPLDVRGTAFQQRVWQALTEIPVGTTISYAELAQRIGSPKSVRAVARACASNTIALAIPCHRVVRSDGALSGYRWGVERKRALLEREATRRDVAVVENEHG; encoded by the coding sequence ATGAACGAGACATCCACCCATTCACTTGCCACCTTCGATTCCGATGAGGCGAAGTGGGCAGCGGTACTGGCCCGCGACGCCGCGGCGGAAGACGCCTTCGTCTATGCGGTGCGTACCACCGGGGTCTATTGCCGCCCGACGTGCCCATCGCGTCGGCCGCGCCGCGAGAACGCCGAGTTCCATGCCGATGCGGCCACGGCCGAGCGGGCCGGCTACCGGCCGTGCCAGCGCTGCCGCCCCAAGGAGCTACCGTTGGCCCAGCGACATGCTCAAAGCGTTGCCAGGGCCTGCCGTCTCATCGAAACATCCGACGAGCTCCCTTCACTCGACGAATTGGCACAAGTCGCCGGGCTGAGCCGCTTCCACTTTCATCGCGTCTTCAAGTCGGTCACGGGGCTTACGCCCAAGGCGTATGCGGTCGCCTGCCGGGCGGAACGTGCTCGCCAGGCGCTGGGGCAGCGAGAAACCGTCACCGAGGCGATCTATGAGGCAGGCTTCAATTCCAGCGGGCGCTTCTATGCCGGTTCCAATCGCATGCTCGGCATGACGCCGAAACGTTACCGCTCGGGAGGAAAGGGCATGGAGATTCGCTTCGCTCTGGGGGAATGCTCGCTGGGCAACATTCTAGTCGCGACCAGCGAAAAAGGCATTTGCGCCATTTCCTTGGGCAGCGACCCGGAGCAATTGTTGCAGGAGTTCCAGGATCGATTCGCCAATGCCAACCTGGTCCCGGGGGGAAAGGACTTCGACGCCTGGGTGGCCAAGGTGGTGGGCTTCGTCGAGGCGCCTGGCGTCGGGCTGTCGCTGCCGCTGGACGTTCGCGGTACCGCCTTCCAGCAGCGGGTCTGGCAGGCGCTGACCGAGATTCCCGTGGGCACCACGATCAGCTATGCGGAGTTGGCGCAGCGGATCGGTTCCCCCAAGTCGGTACGTGCCGTGGCCAGGGCCTGCGCCTCCAATACCATTGCGCTTGCCATACCCTGCCACCGGGTTGTGCGTAGCGACGGGGCGCTCTCGGGTTACCGGTGGGGCGTAGAGCGAAAGCGGGCGCTGCTCGAGCGTGAAGCGACACGGCGAGATGTGGCGGTGGTGGAGAACGAGCATGGGTGA
- a CDS encoding helix-turn-helix domain-containing protein: MQYHVFERLGQHHAQLKRSAQLDDGIGLAQWSNDDDYIALDKPTHHTLSLYVADGYESYRKTPVGWRNGGAPDRFCLMPRQHESTWDLRGPLEFVHLYFTDKHLAGLAERVWDMDASSLLLDEKTFADDPLIASLYRQWLLALDWQERADRLALDSAVTLLLVHLLRSYSQRQRALPCPRGGLAPYRLRQVLDYIEAHLDQPLPLTELAAQVQLSEYHFARMFKQSQGLSPHQYVLQRRLVQAETLLHDTTLPLTEIALACGFSSSSHLASRFRQAKGIAPSRLRESTSTQAPEPPADI, translated from the coding sequence ATGCAGTACCATGTCTTCGAGCGCCTGGGGCAACACCATGCCCAATTGAAGCGCTCCGCCCAACTCGACGACGGCATCGGCCTGGCCCAGTGGAGCAATGACGACGACTATATAGCTCTCGACAAGCCGACCCACCACACCTTGAGCCTCTACGTGGCCGATGGCTACGAGTCCTATCGCAAAACCCCCGTTGGTTGGCGCAACGGCGGCGCCCCCGATCGATTCTGTCTGATGCCCCGCCAGCACGAATCCACTTGGGATCTCCGTGGCCCTCTTGAGTTCGTCCATCTCTATTTCACCGACAAGCACCTGGCGGGGCTGGCCGAACGGGTCTGGGATATGGACGCCTCCAGCCTGCTGTTGGATGAGAAGACCTTCGCCGATGACCCGCTGATTGCGAGCCTGTATCGTCAGTGGCTGCTTGCCCTCGACTGGCAGGAGCGGGCCGACCGCCTGGCTCTGGACAGCGCCGTCACCCTGCTACTCGTACATCTGCTCAGGTCCTACAGCCAGCGCCAACGAGCTCTTCCGTGCCCCCGCGGAGGGCTGGCACCCTACCGCCTGCGGCAGGTGCTCGACTATATCGAGGCCCATCTGGACCAGCCGCTGCCCCTCACCGAGCTGGCCGCCCAAGTCCAGCTCAGCGAGTATCACTTCGCTCGCATGTTCAAGCAGAGCCAGGGACTGTCACCCCACCAGTACGTGCTCCAACGCAGACTGGTGCAGGCCGAGACACTGCTACACGACACAACGTTACCGCTGACCGAGATCGCCCTGGCTTGCGGCTTCAGCTCCTCGAGTCACCTGGCCAGTCGCTTTCGTCAGGCCAAGGGCATCGCCCCGTCGCGACTGAGGGAGTCGACATCTACCCAGGCTCCGGAGCCCCCGGCAGACATATAG
- a CDS encoding ArsR/SmtB family transcription factor — protein MDEPDLPRLARTIGEPTRMGMLALLMEGRALTAKELAYGCGVQPGTATEHLKRLQHDGLIESTAQGRHKYYRLATAEVAHAVEALMVVAKPMKVASPSRRPAGAISAARFCYDHLAGELGTRMTAVLLEREFLVADGEAMNVTERGEAWFSDFGIDIASLRKRRRRFAYPCLDWSERRDHLGGALGAALAERLLELGWISRQKHSRVVSISEQGHLALVREFGLVLEPLNTAVEEVIGAAR, from the coding sequence ATGGATGAGCCGGACCTGCCACGCCTCGCCCGTACCATTGGCGAGCCGACCCGGATGGGCATGTTGGCGCTGCTGATGGAGGGACGAGCACTGACCGCCAAGGAGCTTGCCTACGGCTGTGGTGTGCAGCCGGGCACAGCGACGGAGCATCTCAAGCGCTTGCAGCATGACGGGCTGATTGAGTCGACGGCACAAGGGCGGCACAAGTACTACCGGTTGGCGACAGCCGAGGTGGCGCATGCCGTCGAGGCGTTGATGGTAGTGGCCAAACCGATGAAGGTGGCGTCGCCGTCTAGACGACCGGCGGGGGCCATAAGCGCCGCGCGGTTCTGCTATGACCACCTGGCAGGGGAGCTGGGAACGCGAATGACGGCGGTACTGCTCGAGAGGGAGTTCTTGGTGGCAGATGGCGAAGCCATGAACGTGACGGAGCGGGGCGAGGCCTGGTTCTCGGACTTCGGCATCGATATCGCTTCCCTGCGCAAGCGCCGCCGGCGTTTCGCCTATCCCTGCCTCGACTGGAGCGAACGGCGCGATCATCTCGGCGGGGCGCTGGGCGCCGCTCTGGCCGAGCGCCTGCTGGAACTCGGCTGGATCAGCCGGCAGAAGCACTCGCGGGTGGTGAGTATCAGCGAGCAGGGTCATCTAGCACTGGTGCGTGAGTTCGGACTCGTACTTGAACCCCTCAATACCGCAGTTGAGGAGGTGATTGGCGCTGCCCGGTAA
- a CDS encoding VOC family protein — MQLSTYLMFNDNCREAFEFYQRCFDAKLEAMATYGEMPASEGMEIPPEARNLVMHARLRIGDQLLMASDNSPCSPAPYEGIKGASIAIGVDSIEEAERLFNALADNGTVQMPLEETFWAHRFGMLVDRFGVAWMINYEKEEQAAA; from the coding sequence ATGCAGCTTTCCACCTACCTGATGTTCAACGATAACTGCCGCGAAGCCTTCGAGTTCTACCAGCGCTGCTTCGACGCCAAGCTCGAAGCCATGGCAACTTACGGCGAAATGCCCGCCAGCGAAGGGATGGAAATTCCTCCGGAAGCCCGCAACCTGGTCATGCACGCCCGGCTGCGTATCGGTGACCAGTTGTTGATGGCATCGGACAACTCCCCCTGCAGCCCTGCGCCCTACGAAGGCATCAAGGGTGCGAGCATTGCGATCGGCGTCGACTCGATAGAAGAGGCCGAACGCCTCTTCAATGCGCTGGCCGACAACGGCACCGTGCAGATGCCGCTAGAGGAGACCTTCTGGGCGCACCGCTTCGGCATGTTGGTGGACCGATTCGGCGTTGCCTGGATGATCAACTATGAGAAAGAGGAGCAGGCCGCCGCCTAG
- a CDS encoding cupin domain-containing protein, whose product MYLSAQDIEALEGVRKVHLLNAEAVRINKSLGDAVGMTQLGVHHISVPPGHFSTEYHCHRYEEEAIYVLSGHGVVTLGERKQPIGPGDFIGCPINDVAHEMYNDGDEPLVCLVVGQRLAQDVCDYPRQGKRLYRNSGEWNLVDHDAIEHVPR is encoded by the coding sequence ATGTACCTATCGGCGCAGGATATCGAAGCCCTCGAGGGCGTGAGGAAGGTGCATCTCCTCAACGCCGAGGCAGTGCGCATCAACAAGTCGCTGGGGGATGCCGTGGGCATGACCCAGCTCGGGGTCCACCACATCAGCGTACCACCCGGCCATTTCTCGACCGAGTACCACTGCCATCGCTATGAAGAGGAGGCCATCTACGTATTGTCGGGACATGGCGTGGTCACCTTGGGCGAGCGGAAACAGCCGATCGGCCCCGGCGACTTCATCGGCTGCCCCATCAACGACGTAGCCCACGAGATGTACAACGACGGCGACGAGCCACTGGTATGCCTGGTGGTCGGGCAGCGGCTGGCCCAGGACGTTTGCGACTACCCGCGACAGGGCAAGCGGCTGTATCGCAACAGTGGCGAATGGAACCTGGTCGATCACGATGCCATCGAGCATGTACCCCGGTAG
- a CDS encoding DMT family transporter, whose product MTTPSVAWAAHASTALFVLLWCSGAIFTKWGLEHAPAFAFLLLRFALALTVLMAIGLYRRRWLPAPGTRLRVAGTGLLLIGAYSICYFLAMEQGITPGVLATLLGIQPILTLMLLERRFAPMRMAGLCVALIGLVLVVYQSVVLVRFSLAGVGFALGALGCMTVGAIMQKRIRQSPAEVLPLQYVASLLLCLPFAAVQPVVFEPTWEFLIPLLWLALVISVVAQLLLYRLIQAGNLVNVTSLFYLVPAATAVMDYLFLGNAMPMLSLAGMALILLGLALVFRQPAMASRQ is encoded by the coding sequence ATGACAACTCCTTCCGTTGCCTGGGCCGCTCATGCGTCCACGGCGCTCTTCGTGCTGCTGTGGTGCAGTGGCGCCATCTTCACCAAATGGGGGCTGGAGCATGCCCCGGCCTTTGCGTTTTTGCTGCTTCGCTTTGCCCTGGCGCTGACCGTTCTGATGGCCATCGGGCTTTACCGACGACGTTGGCTACCCGCGCCCGGCACACGCCTGCGCGTCGCCGGCACCGGCCTGCTGCTAATAGGTGCCTATTCGATCTGCTATTTCCTGGCCATGGAGCAAGGCATCACACCCGGGGTGTTGGCGACCTTGCTGGGCATACAGCCGATTCTCACCCTGATGCTGCTGGAGCGGCGCTTTGCGCCGATGAGAATGGCGGGGCTCTGCGTGGCGCTGATAGGGTTGGTACTGGTGGTCTATCAGAGCGTCGTCCTGGTGCGCTTTTCCCTGGCAGGGGTGGGCTTCGCCCTGGGCGCGCTGGGGTGCATGACGGTGGGCGCCATCATGCAGAAGCGCATCCGGCAGTCGCCCGCTGAGGTCCTGCCGTTGCAGTACGTGGCCAGCCTGCTGCTGTGCCTGCCTTTCGCCGCGGTTCAGCCGGTGGTATTCGAGCCCACTTGGGAATTCCTGATCCCGCTGCTCTGGCTGGCTTTGGTCATCTCGGTAGTGGCGCAGCTGCTGCTTTATCGATTGATACAGGCCGGCAATCTGGTCAACGTCACCAGCCTGTTCTATCTGGTGCCGGCGGCCACCGCTGTGATGGACTATCTGTTCCTGGGCAACGCGATGCCCATGCTCAGCCTGGCGGGGATGGCGCTTATCCTGCTGGGCCTGGCACTGGTCTTCCGTCAGCCGGCAATGGCATCTCGGCAATAG